Proteins from a genomic interval of Nematostella vectensis chromosome 12, jaNemVect1.1, whole genome shotgun sequence:
- the LOC5505604 gene encoding gamma-glutamyl hydrolase gives MAVFNFRIVFITFLLAKVHSLSVEEVKTHRPIIGILAEKVYGSSSKSYIAASYVKYIESAGGRVVPIFPDMSEDKLEKLFYSINGVLFPGGGVDLSKSGYAKNGKFLYNMALKAYDKGDIFPVWGSCLGFELLTVITSDDKVALSRVDAENLPLPLNFSEGFRGSRLFADAPDGLIKAVQTSNITLNNHHYALAPGDFGKNDALSSFYKVLSTNVDRKGKEFISTVEGIKYPVYGVQWHPEKNQFEWSRREDIPHSKEAIQIGQYMANFLVNQARMNDHHFPSTSEEDAALIYNYNSTFTGKHSNFMQCYYFEQ, from the exons ATGGCTGTTTTTAATTTCCGTATCGTTTTTATCACATTTCTGCTCGCGAAAGTACATTCACTTTCAGTTGAAGAAGTCAAAACGCATAGACCAATTATAG GCATATTGGCAGAGAAGGTGTATGGCTCATCTTCAAAATCATACATTGCTGCATCATATGTGAAATACATTGAGTCTGCTGGCGGCAGAGTTGTTCCTATTTT TCCAGATATGTCAGAGGACAAATTAGAGAAACTCTTTTATTCCATTAATGG TGTCCTTTTTCCTGGTGGAGGCGTAGACTTGAGCAAGTCTGGGTATGCCAAGAATGGGAAATTCCTATACAACATGGCCCTCAAG GCATATGACAAGGGCGACATTTTCCCAGTTTGGGGCTCCTGTCTTGGTTTTGAGCTGCTGACTGTGATTACTAGTGATGACAAAGTGGCATTATCTCGTGTTGATGCCGAGAACTTGCCTTTGCCATTGAACTTCTCTGAAG GTTTCAGGGGGAGCAGACTGTTTGCTGATGCCCCAGATGGTCTCATTAAGGCTGTTCAGACTTCAAACATCACCTTGAATAACCATCACTACGCACTCGCGCCTGGA GATTTTGGGAAAAACGATGCCCTATCCAGTTTTTACAAAGTTCTATCCACGAATGTTGACAGAAAAGGAAAGGAATTTATTTCAACGGTTGAAG GCATTAAATACCCGGTGTACGGCGTACAGTGGCACCCAGAGAAGAACCAGTTTGAGTGGAGCAGACGGGAGGATATCCCTCACAGCAAAGAGGCTATTCAGATCGGACAGTACATGGCTAACTTTTTAGTCAACCAAG CGCGAATGAATGACCATCATTTCCCGAGCACAAGCGAAGAGGACGCAGCCTTGATCTACAACTACAACTCCACCTTCACAGGAAAGCACTCAAACTTTATGCAATGCTACTACTTCGAGCAGTAA
- the LOC116613352 gene encoding low-density lipoprotein receptor-related protein 1B, translated as MKTVVSLCLVLAFAAYHQVEAYSYASYCHPAYQSCHVFVCGSNLFQVPAGSHYGCCTGQIVDRRRYVCVSISGTAQIVSYNSAHHHTCSNGHLIYRHWRCDGENDCRDGSDETGCGSCSSSQFRCRNGRCVSRSWVCDKDNDCGDGSDEVQCNRAGGGWCGAGRYRCDNDRCIPRNWVCDRDNDCGDGSDETGCRGVYGKRTLKKKDDQNKQDSKQLDDILDESTVKKVESEDMAQPVNDENSAAAKARAKKYPPKTGKVDAEEEDKEPAVPNSPKKTG; from the exons ATGAAAACCGTTGTGAGCCTGTGTCTCGTGCTGGCGTTCGCCGCCTATCACCAAGTCGAGGCGTACTCCTACGCATCGTACTgccacccagcctaccaatcATGTCACGTGTTCGTCTGCGGGTCGAACTTATTCCAAGTCCCAGCCGGAAGCCATTACGGATGCTGCACCGGGCAGATCGTCGACCGTCGGAGATATGTCTGCGTTAGTATCTCAGGAACAGCGCAGATTGTGTCGTACAATAGTGCTCACCATCATACATGCAGCAACGGCCACTTGATCTATCGTCATTGGAGGTGTGATGGAGAAAACGACTGTCGCGATGGCTCGGACGAGACCGGATGCGGAAGCTGCTC GAGTTCCCAGTTCCGTTGTCGTAACGGTCGCTGTGTGAGCAGGAGCTGGGTGTGTGACAAGGATAACGACTGTGGCGATGGTTCAGATGAGGTTCAGTGCAATCGCGCCGGTGGGGGCTGGTGTGGAGCCGGACGATATCGCTGTGATAACGACAG GTGCATCCCCCGGAATTGGGTCTGTGACCGTGATAATGACTGTGGAGACGGCTCAGACGAGACCGGATGCAGGGGGGTGTATGGAAAGAGGACCCTTAAGAAGAAGGACGATCAAAACAAGCAAGACTCTAAACAGCTGGATGATATCCTGGACGAGTCGACCGTGAAGAAGGTGGAAAG TGAAGACATGGCACAACCAGTGAATGACGAGAACTCAGCAGCGGCGAAGGCGCGTGCCAAGAAATACCCGCCAAAAACCGGTAAAGTTGACGCTGAAGAAGAAGACAAAGAGCCAGCGGTGCCAAATAGCCCGAAGAAAACCggataa